The following coding sequences lie in one Xiphias gladius isolate SHS-SW01 ecotype Sanya breed wild chromosome 24, ASM1685928v1, whole genome shotgun sequence genomic window:
- the LOC120786784 gene encoding zymogen granule membrane protein 16-like, whose amino-acid sequence MHYVVLFTLLTASVLADVQPQHYSFSPTVGSGSGSSYSLTGEGRITAVRVWEANSNFIYGFQFRYGFIWSSVVGFRSGQALEMELFDGEAIIQISGKYAHYLQSVVFTTNRGRTLRAGQPTGHSFNMYPTHSEAELRFISGRYRGAITSIGAHWAILDPAVNSTDGH is encoded by the exons ATGCACTACGTTGTCCTCTTCACTTTGCTCACAGCTTCTGTGCTGGCTGATG TCCAGCCCCAGCACTACTCCTTCTCCCCAACAGTGGGTTCAGGAAGCGGCAGCTCTTACAGTCTGACTGGCGAGGGCCGAATCACGGCTGTCAGAGTGTGGGAGGCCAACAGCAACTTCATCTATGG CTTCCAGTTCCGCTACGGCTTCATCTGGTCCTCAGTTGTTGGCTTCAGATCTGGCCAGGCCCTGGAGATGGAGTTGTTTGACGGCGAGGCCATCATCCAGATTTCAGGGAAGTACGCTCACTACCTGCAGTCAGTGGTGTTCACCACTAACAGGGGCCGCACGCTGCGTGCAGGCCAGCCCACAGGCCACTCCTTCAACATGTATCCCACCCACAGCGAGGCCGAGCTGCGCTTCATCAGCGGCCGCTACCGTGGAGCAATCACCTCCATTGGAGCACACTGGGCCATCCTTGATCCAGCGGTAAACAGCACTGATGGGCACTGA
- the abrab gene encoding actin binding Rho activating protein b: MSDKQRSKASQRKPATNKNIKKLRTISAVCSLTSSWQQWVTENEKKQASEPRGWTPFSLGEPTDEPKKKWVPKKPPPSQIKSAEFSQNNASTSEEAQKTSTPHMKIEEVMTSTEPLVAPRIETKQVAKTVTSGVQEKGAGIRLLTEKIKREALQSGEEIDRLLQKKSSPTRRRKCSNRVTSLTKSWKQAENEQKLGKDGGGPGEVRTTGVDKEERGHPEAETERLDLEDAQTCAASFLKEAEQNDCEGDSESALKIKRPPVPAYKKEAEDANKINALSKKYSAVGNLKSRWQNWASEHTVNQRLNPFSEYFDHDYSMSLRLQKGQEGYGRPKEGTKTAERAKRAEQHIHREIADMCYVIRTMADPDSDGKTRITFGQLFDRYVRISDKVVGILMRARKHGKVAFKGEMLWQGQDDGVIITLLV, from the exons ATGTCCGACAAACAGCGCAGCAAAGCATCCCAGAGGAAACCAGCCACCAACAAGAACATCAAGAAGCTCCGCACAATTAGCGCGGTGTGCAGCCTGACGAGCAGCTGGCAGCAGTGGGTGACGGAGAATGAGAAAAAGCAGGCCAGTGAACCCAGAGGCTGGACTCCATTCTCACTGGGAGAACCAACAGACGaaccaaaaaagaaatgggTCCCCAAGAAACCTCCTCCCTCTCAAATCAAGTCAGCGgaattttctcaaaataatgcAAGTACTTCTGAAGAGGCTCAAAAGACATCGACTCCTCACATGAAGATCGAGGAGGTTATGACCTCAACTGAGCCACTGGTTGCGCCTCGTATCGAGACAAAGCAGGTGGCGAAGACGGTGACCAGCGGGGTTCAGGAGAAAGGTGCAGGCATCAGGCTCCTGACCGAGAAGATCAAGAGAGAGGCTCTGCAATCGGGAGAGGAGATTGACAGACTCCTGCAGAAGAAAAGCTCACCCACACGCCGCAGGAAGTGCTCCAACAGGGTAACGTCACTGACCAAAAGCTGGAAGCAGGCGGAGAATGAGCAGAAGCTCGGCAAAGACGGAGGAGGACCAGGAGAGGTTCGCACCACTGGTGTAgataaagaggagagaggacaccCTGAGGCAGAGACGGAGAGACTGGATTTAGAGGATGCTCAAACATGCGCGGCAAGCTTTTTGAAAGAAGCGGAGCAAAATGACTGTGAAGGAGACTCTGAGTCAGCATTGAAGATTAAAAGACCTCCAGTCCCAGC GTACAAAAAGGAAGCTGAAGATGCCAACAAGATCAATGCTCTCTCCAAGAAATACAGTGCTGTGGGAAACCTCAAGAGCCGCTGGCAGAACTGGGCCTCAGAGCACACTGTTAACCAGAGACTAAACCCCTTCAGTGAATACTTTGATCATGATTACTCCATGTCCCTCCGCCTCCAAAAGGGCCAGGAGGGTTACGGACGCCCCAAGGAGGGTaccaaaacagcagagagagccAAACGTGCCGAGCAACATATCCACCGTGAGATCGCCGACATGTGTTACGTAATCAGGACTATGGCTGATCCGGACTCCGACGGAAAGACCCGCATCACATTCGGacagctgtttgacagataCGTTCGGATCTCTGATAAAGTGGTGGGGATTCTGATGAGAGCCCGGAAACATGGGAAGGTGGCGTTCAAAGGGGAGATGCTGTGGCAAGGCCAGGATGATGGAGTGATCATTACTCTGCTGGTGTGA